A genomic segment from Luteibacter aegosomatis encodes:
- a CDS encoding UDP-glucose dehydrogenase family protein, which translates to MKVTIFGTGYVGLVTGACLAEMGNHVVCVDVDEAKVEGLRNGIIPIYEPGLEPIVKRNHAAGQLEFTTDPAPAIAHGELIFIAVGTPPDEDGSADLKYVLGVARTIGTHLDRYAVVVNKSTVPVGTADRVRRAIDDVLASRGAQIEFDVVSNPEFLKEGDAVEDCLRPDRVVVGASSDRAVARLRKLYAPFNRNHDRMVVMDERSAELTKYAANAMLATKISFMNEIANIAERVGADVELVRQGIGADPRIGYHFIYPGVGYGGSCFPKDVQALERIARSHDYDARLLSMVEAVNHSQKTRLFEQIHRHFDGKLQGRTVALWGLAFKPNTDDMREAPSRRLMESLWDAGVRVRAYDPEARAETSRIYGQRADLVLCDSPYDALAGADVLALATEWKAFRSPDFARIKAALKEPAIFDGRNLYDPQVVEDAGIAYYGIGRGRSLQR; encoded by the coding sequence ATGAAGGTAACGATCTTCGGCACCGGTTACGTGGGACTCGTCACCGGTGCCTGTCTTGCGGAAATGGGAAACCACGTGGTCTGCGTGGACGTGGACGAGGCCAAGGTGGAAGGCCTGCGCAACGGCATCATTCCCATTTACGAACCCGGCCTGGAGCCCATCGTCAAGCGCAACCATGCCGCGGGACAACTGGAATTCACCACCGATCCCGCCCCCGCCATCGCCCACGGCGAACTCATCTTCATCGCGGTGGGCACGCCCCCCGATGAGGATGGCAGCGCCGACCTGAAGTACGTGCTCGGCGTCGCGCGCACGATCGGCACCCACCTGGACCGCTACGCGGTGGTGGTCAACAAGTCCACGGTACCGGTGGGCACGGCCGACCGCGTGCGCAGAGCCATCGACGACGTGTTGGCGTCCCGTGGTGCCCAGATCGAGTTCGACGTGGTGTCCAACCCCGAATTCCTGAAGGAAGGCGATGCGGTCGAAGACTGCCTGAGGCCGGATCGGGTCGTCGTCGGCGCATCGAGCGATCGCGCCGTGGCGCGCCTGCGCAAGCTCTACGCGCCGTTCAACCGCAATCACGACCGCATGGTGGTGATGGACGAGCGATCGGCCGAACTGACCAAGTACGCCGCCAACGCCATGCTGGCGACGAAGATCAGCTTCATGAACGAGATCGCCAACATCGCCGAGCGCGTGGGCGCCGACGTGGAACTCGTACGCCAGGGTATCGGTGCCGATCCCCGTATCGGGTACCACTTCATCTACCCGGGCGTCGGGTACGGCGGATCGTGTTTCCCCAAGGACGTCCAGGCATTGGAGCGTATCGCGCGCTCGCATGACTACGATGCTCGGCTGCTCTCCATGGTCGAGGCCGTCAACCATTCGCAGAAGACGCGCCTGTTCGAGCAGATCCACCGGCATTTCGACGGAAAGCTCCAGGGCCGCACGGTGGCCCTGTGGGGGCTGGCGTTCAAGCCGAACACGGACGACATGCGCGAGGCGCCGAGTCGGCGGCTGATGGAGTCGTTGTGGGACGCCGGCGTGCGCGTTCGCGCTTACGATCCGGAGGCGCGTGCGGAGACGTCGCGCATCTATGGACAGCGGGCGGACCTGGTGCTGTGCGATTCGCCTTATGACGCGCTGGCTGGGGCCGACGTACTGGCCCTGGCGACGGAATGGAAGGCGTTTCGCAGCCCGGACTTCGCCCGCATCAAGGCGGCATTGAAGGAGCCCGCCATCTTCGATGGCCGCAATCTCTACGATCCGCAGGTCGTCGAGGACGCCGGGATCGCCTACTACGGCATCGGGCGGGGTCGCTCGCTGCAGCGCTGA
- a CDS encoding polysaccharide biosynthesis/export family protein, with translation MKFLPTLGLAGCCLFLNACVLAPGQHMKTGELNDKESATGSRYQLIPITPKLIAMDKASAVSAGIDPGLVAYRPEPYRIGPGDSLYITIWEHPELTSPAGSQQQTSANGRLVRPDGTLFYPYVGLLKASGLTLEELRVAITDRLTKYIEKPQVDISIVAYGSQKVTLGGAFVRTDPQNITVNPLTLSQAIGAAGVNAQLADLSDVVLRRDGQEYHLDLDALSHSPGGSQEVYLKGGDSIYLPYNDRHEVYVLGEVGRPQAIPFKTSDLSLTQALGRSGGLNQASARGKSVYVIRGVDDMEKAPASIYQLDNTSPSAYAVASQFSVKPGDVIYVGPAGITRWNRFISQLLPSSGLLNNATSAQYNLDRDQNL, from the coding sequence ATGAAGTTTCTGCCGACTCTCGGTCTGGCCGGGTGCTGCCTTTTCCTGAACGCGTGCGTCCTGGCGCCCGGCCAGCACATGAAAACCGGCGAGCTGAACGACAAGGAGAGCGCGACGGGGAGCCGTTACCAGCTGATCCCCATCACGCCCAAGCTGATCGCCATGGACAAGGCGAGCGCGGTCTCGGCGGGTATCGATCCCGGACTGGTGGCCTATCGCCCTGAGCCCTATCGCATCGGGCCGGGCGATTCGCTCTACATCACCATCTGGGAGCATCCCGAGCTGACGTCTCCGGCCGGTTCGCAACAACAGACGTCCGCCAACGGCCGCCTGGTAAGGCCCGATGGCACCCTCTTCTACCCCTACGTGGGCCTGCTCAAGGCCTCCGGGCTCACCCTGGAAGAGCTCCGCGTCGCCATCACCGACCGTCTGACCAAATACATCGAGAAACCGCAGGTCGACATCAGCATCGTGGCCTACGGCAGCCAGAAGGTGACGCTCGGCGGTGCCTTCGTGAGAACCGATCCGCAGAACATCACGGTGAATCCCCTCACGCTGTCGCAGGCCATCGGTGCCGCCGGCGTGAACGCGCAGTTGGCCGACCTGTCGGACGTGGTGCTGCGCCGCGACGGCCAGGAATACCATCTCGACCTCGATGCCCTGTCGCATTCGCCCGGGGGGAGCCAGGAGGTCTATCTCAAGGGCGGTGACAGCATCTACCTGCCGTACAACGATCGCCACGAGGTGTATGTGCTCGGCGAAGTGGGACGTCCGCAGGCCATTCCCTTCAAGACCAGCGACCTGAGCCTGACCCAGGCGCTGGGCCGCTCGGGCGGCCTGAACCAGGCGAGCGCGCGCGGCAAATCCGTCTACGTGATCCGCGGCGTCGACGACATGGAAAAGGCCCCCGCGTCGATTTACCAGCTCGACAACACATCGCCTTCGGCCTACGCCGTGGCCTCGCAATTCTCCGTCAAGCCTGGCGACGTCATTTATGTCGGTCCCGCGGGCATCACCCGCTGGAACCGCTTCATCAGCCAGCTGCTTCCCTCGTCGGGGCTGCTCAACAACGCGACCAGTGCGCAATACAACCTGGACCGCGACCAGAATCTCTGA
- a CDS encoding undecaprenyl-phosphate glucose phosphotransferase: MQLTKINALLDVELRAIDPMIAVAAAHMAYFMRFDTAPMNSLYTVALVILVLLTLTTSVLFRVYEQSVVERPASQFLRIAASWSVAFAGLTVLGYLLKASELYSRGWMLLTFAFGIALMAISRMVAVSVVRRLRRRGEGLATCLLVGATESGIHMANQVESNAAMGMKITAYVKTTYDQGPLDGVPLAGSLLELDDILKRGEWDQVLIALPMTATRAIDYVLHRMDQHVMAVKFVPDMLGRQLINHRTEDCAGVPVVTLRESPLNGRAWLLKGVEDRIIAAGILLLILPMMLILAVGVKLSSPGPVLYRQRRIGLDGKEFEMLKFRSMPVDMEKGGAVKWGGAQNKTTTRFGRFIRQTSLDELPQFINVLRGDMSIVGPRPERPMFVQQFKGEIAGYMHKHLVKAGITGWAQVNGWRGDTDLNKRIEHDLYYIKHWSVGFDLWIIFLTIFKGFVHSERATSVQTGLAAMTMANTADEKSR, translated from the coding sequence ATGCAACTGACAAAAATCAACGCGTTACTGGATGTCGAGCTGCGCGCGATCGACCCGATGATCGCGGTCGCCGCCGCCCACATGGCCTACTTCATGCGCTTCGACACGGCGCCGATGAACAGCCTGTATACCGTCGCCCTGGTCATCCTCGTGCTGTTGACCCTGACCACGTCGGTGCTGTTCCGCGTATACGAGCAGTCCGTGGTGGAGCGCCCCGCCAGTCAATTTTTGCGCATCGCAGCATCGTGGTCGGTGGCGTTCGCGGGGCTTACGGTGCTGGGTTACCTGCTCAAGGCGAGCGAGCTTTATTCGCGCGGGTGGATGCTTCTCACGTTCGCCTTCGGCATCGCCCTGATGGCGATCTCGCGCATGGTGGCTGTATCCGTGGTGCGGCGACTTCGGCGTCGCGGCGAGGGCCTCGCCACATGCCTTCTCGTGGGTGCCACCGAGTCGGGCATCCACATGGCGAACCAGGTCGAATCCAATGCCGCGATGGGCATGAAGATCACCGCCTACGTAAAGACCACCTACGACCAGGGTCCGCTCGACGGCGTGCCGCTGGCCGGCTCGCTGCTCGAGCTGGACGATATCCTCAAGCGCGGCGAATGGGACCAGGTGCTCATCGCTTTGCCCATGACCGCGACGCGTGCGATCGACTACGTGCTTCACCGCATGGACCAGCATGTGATGGCGGTGAAGTTCGTGCCGGACATGCTCGGCCGGCAACTCATCAATCACCGCACGGAAGACTGTGCCGGCGTGCCCGTGGTGACGCTTCGCGAGAGCCCGCTCAACGGCCGCGCATGGCTTCTCAAGGGCGTCGAAGACCGGATCATCGCGGCAGGCATCCTGTTGCTGATCCTGCCCATGATGCTGATCCTCGCCGTGGGCGTGAAGCTCTCCAGTCCCGGGCCCGTCCTTTACCGGCAGCGCCGCATCGGCCTCGACGGCAAGGAATTCGAGATGCTGAAGTTCCGCTCGATGCCGGTCGACATGGAGAAGGGCGGTGCGGTGAAGTGGGGCGGTGCGCAGAACAAGACCACCACGCGCTTCGGCCGCTTCATCCGGCAGACGAGCCTCGACGAGCTTCCGCAGTTCATCAACGTGCTGCGCGGCGACATGTCGATCGTGGGACCGCGTCCCGAGCGCCCGATGTTCGTGCAGCAGTTCAAGGGCGAGATTGCTGGCTACATGCACAAGCACCTGGTCAAGGCGGGCATCACGGGCTGGGCACAGGTCAACGGTTGGCGCGGCGACACCGATCTCAACAAGCGCATCGAACACGACCTGTATTACATCAAGCATTGGTCGGTCGGGTTCGATCTCTGGATCATCTTCCTGACGATCTTCAAGGGGTTCGTGCACAGCGAACGCGCCACCTCCGTGCAGACCGGGCTCGCCGCCATGACGATGGCGAACACGGCCGACGAAAAATCACGCTGA
- the galE gene encoding UDP-glucose 4-epimerase GalE produces the protein MKLLICGGAGYVGSHMVRYLVERRHEVVVYDDLSTGHRASVPDEVTFVHGDIGDAGKLGRVFAGHRFDAVMHFCARSLVGESVVDPYVYYQNNIGNTLVLLAAMNQAGVDKLVFSSTAAVFGHPHAETIDESHPTEPINPYGQSKLMVEKVLADAARAYGLRSVALRYFNAAGADPSATIGEAHDPETHLIPNVLKAVLGQGGGLKVFGADYDTRDGTCVRDYVHVNDLASAHLLAIEYLAEHEGAFRFNLGNGSGFSVKEVIAAAERVTGRPVPHEFAPRRPGDPATLVASSRQAREKLGWKPVVDVLDDILSSAWRWHQEPRY, from the coding sequence TTGAAGCTACTGATCTGCGGCGGCGCCGGCTACGTGGGATCGCACATGGTGCGTTACCTCGTGGAGCGGCGGCATGAGGTGGTCGTTTACGACGATTTGTCGACGGGACACCGGGCATCCGTTCCGGACGAGGTGACCTTCGTTCACGGCGACATCGGCGACGCCGGGAAGCTCGGCCGCGTCTTCGCCGGCCATCGCTTCGATGCGGTGATGCATTTCTGCGCCCGCTCCCTGGTGGGCGAATCGGTGGTCGATCCCTATGTCTACTACCAGAACAACATCGGCAACACGCTGGTCCTGCTCGCGGCGATGAACCAGGCGGGCGTGGACAAGCTGGTGTTTTCCTCGACGGCGGCCGTTTTCGGCCACCCCCACGCCGAAACCATCGACGAGTCGCACCCGACGGAGCCGATCAATCCGTACGGACAGAGCAAGCTGATGGTGGAGAAAGTGCTGGCCGACGCGGCCCGCGCCTATGGCCTGAGATCGGTCGCCCTACGGTACTTCAACGCGGCGGGTGCCGATCCCTCGGCGACCATCGGCGAGGCGCACGATCCGGAGACGCATCTCATCCCCAACGTGCTCAAGGCCGTGTTGGGTCAGGGCGGCGGACTGAAGGTGTTCGGTGCGGATTACGACACGCGCGACGGCACCTGCGTGCGTGACTACGTCCACGTGAACGACCTGGCGTCCGCGCACCTGCTGGCCATCGAATACCTGGCGGAGCACGAGGGGGCCTTCCGGTTCAACCTGGGCAACGGTTCGGGGTTCAGCGTGAAAGAGGTGATCGCCGCGGCGGAACGCGTGACCGGTCGTCCCGTGCCGCACGAGTTCGCGCCGCGAAGGCCGGGTGATCCCGCGACGTTGGTGGCCTCGAGTCGTCAAGCACGGGAAAAGCTCGGCTGGAAGCCCGTGGTGGATGTACTCGACGACATCCTGAGCAGCGCATGGCGTTGGCACCAGGAGCCCAGGTACTAG
- a CDS encoding right-handed parallel beta-helix repeat-containing protein, translated as MDRRTFLRHSVWATGVTALLPLATLRAAGTGTTYYVDGAAGNDAHDGKSATQAWRSLDRVNRTTFAPGDRLLFKRDGDYPGALLAKGSGRAGAPVTVDAYGEGAPPHLHADGRSPSTIRLQNVEYWTVRNLTVSNRGPQPAPRRTGVHLFHQDAGVVHGIVLQGLTVRDVNGSSVKKEGGGSAILVEAKGNSRHDGLVITDNTIDDAGRDGILFLAAGNRKTGLASGVVVRGNRIRRVPGDCILVKGCDGALVERNTVSDCGELPRGEAAAGIWPFDCDNTTIQYNEVSGHRAYADGQAYDADFHCRHTIIQYNYSHDNAGGMALVCNDGRSAGSIGNTGTIVRYNVSINDALRKTGASSLRISGPVDGSQIYNNIIIIPEKPVAGAETTVFRATSWKGVPDDTAIHDNIVVSPRSPGVDMAKATKTRLGENQFHAGDALPERFKEKRPTLAQVNALVKACFVDGKAVPNALDLIAKLA; from the coding sequence ATGGATCGCAGGACGTTTCTGCGCCATTCGGTCTGGGCCACCGGCGTCACGGCCCTCCTTCCCCTCGCCACGCTGCGTGCGGCGGGTACGGGAACCACTTATTACGTCGACGGCGCCGCCGGCAACGACGCCCATGACGGAAAGAGCGCGACCCAAGCCTGGCGCAGCCTGGACCGCGTGAACCGGACGACCTTCGCCCCGGGGGACCGGCTCCTGTTCAAGCGTGACGGTGACTACCCCGGCGCGCTGCTGGCGAAGGGGTCGGGTCGCGCCGGCGCGCCCGTCACGGTGGACGCCTACGGCGAAGGCGCCCCACCGCACCTGCATGCCGACGGCCGAAGCCCTTCGACGATTCGATTGCAGAACGTCGAGTACTGGACGGTGCGGAACCTCACGGTATCCAACCGGGGCCCCCAACCCGCGCCACGCCGGACCGGTGTGCACCTCTTCCACCAGGACGCCGGCGTCGTGCACGGCATCGTGCTGCAGGGCCTGACCGTCCGCGACGTCAACGGATCTTCCGTGAAGAAGGAGGGGGGCGGCAGCGCCATCCTGGTGGAAGCCAAGGGCAATTCGCGCCATGACGGCCTGGTCATCACCGACAACACGATCGACGACGCGGGACGAGACGGCATCCTTTTCCTTGCCGCCGGCAACCGCAAGACGGGGCTGGCCAGCGGCGTGGTCGTGCGCGGCAATCGCATTCGCCGCGTGCCGGGCGATTGCATCCTCGTCAAGGGCTGCGACGGCGCGCTCGTGGAACGCAACACCGTAAGCGACTGCGGCGAACTGCCCCGGGGCGAGGCCGCCGCGGGCATCTGGCCCTTCGATTGCGACAACACCACCATCCAGTACAACGAAGTCAGCGGGCATCGGGCCTATGCGGATGGGCAGGCGTACGACGCCGACTTCCATTGCCGCCATACGATCATCCAGTACAACTACAGCCACGATAACGCGGGTGGCATGGCACTGGTCTGCAACGACGGAAGGAGCGCGGGCTCGATCGGCAACACGGGCACCATCGTGCGCTACAACGTGAGCATCAACGACGCCTTGCGCAAGACGGGAGCGTCATCGCTGCGCATTTCGGGGCCGGTGGACGGGAGCCAGATCTACAACAACATCATCATCATCCCCGAGAAACCGGTGGCCGGAGCGGAGACGACGGTATTCCGGGCGACAAGCTGGAAGGGCGTGCCCGACGATACCGCCATTCACGACAATATCGTGGTCTCGCCGCGATCGCCCGGCGTGGACATGGCCAAGGCGACGAAGACACGACTGGGCGAGAACCAGTTCCACGCGGGGGACGCGTTGCCGGAACGGTTCAAGGAAAAGCGGCCCACGCTGGCGCAGGTGAACGCGTTGGTGAAGGCGTGTTTCGTCGACGGGAAGGCCGTGCCGAACGCGTTGGACCTTATAGCGAAGCTTGCCTGA
- a CDS encoding glycosyltransferase, producing the protein MSEADVRLSIIIITWNERENLERCLLSLMDKVDFERDEVIVVDNGSRDGSAEFVATLPRIRYFPLEHNHGVGPARNRGLFLARGKYCMTLDNDTIFLTADPGAIVEEFFRTHPDAGVVGFQLLNVDRTRQDSTRRFPRFYQPIAARIPASRMLGFVRRELERHLMLDTRFDESADPMEVDYVLGANQTFTKDTAARLMGYDDRIFFGPEDAEFCVRTRKLGLRNYYSRKISVVHDYKRRTRKFSRLTLKHLAGFAYMLRKHGGVYRYSLSERR; encoded by the coding sequence ATGAGCGAAGCCGACGTGCGCCTGTCGATCATCATCATCACCTGGAACGAACGGGAAAACCTGGAGCGCTGCCTTCTGTCGCTGATGGACAAGGTGGATTTCGAGCGCGACGAAGTGATCGTCGTGGACAACGGCTCGCGCGACGGCAGCGCCGAATTCGTCGCCACGTTGCCGCGGATCCGGTATTTTCCCCTCGAGCACAACCACGGGGTGGGTCCTGCCCGCAATCGCGGCCTCTTCCTCGCCCGAGGCAAGTACTGCATGACGCTGGACAACGACACCATCTTCCTCACGGCCGATCCCGGCGCGATCGTGGAGGAGTTCTTTCGTACGCATCCGGACGCGGGCGTGGTCGGATTCCAGCTGCTCAACGTCGATCGCACGCGCCAGGACTCGACGCGCCGTTTTCCCCGGTTCTACCAGCCCATCGCCGCGCGTATTCCGGCCAGCCGCATGCTCGGCTTCGTCAGGCGCGAGCTGGAGCGACACCTGATGCTCGACACCCGTTTCGACGAAAGCGCCGATCCGATGGAGGTCGACTACGTGCTCGGTGCGAACCAGACCTTCACGAAGGACACCGCCGCCCGCCTCATGGGCTATGACGACAGGATTTTCTTCGGTCCGGAAGACGCCGAGTTCTGCGTGCGCACCCGCAAGCTGGGCCTGCGCAATTACTACAGCCGGAAGATCTCCGTGGTGCACGACTACAAGCGGCGCACGCGCAAGTTTTCCCGGCTCACCCTCAAGCACCTCGCCGGGTTCGCCTACATGCTGCGCAAACACGGCGGAGTCTATCGCTATTCGCTCAGCGAACGACGCTGA
- a CDS encoding serine O-acetyltransferase has product MLDDFRADVKRLKSLPGFRGMAWWMLDQSFWVILTYRLLATARGTPFHAPFRVLEKVAEFVFKCYLPTTATIGPGLVIYHAFGIIVNGKSTLGANCTLYARVCIGNRWPGDGTPVIGDNVTIGTGACIFGPVVIPDGFVVKANEVITPSSMRERAQSPAQSPLGASP; this is encoded by the coding sequence ATGCTTGACGATTTTCGCGCCGACGTGAAGCGCCTGAAGTCCTTGCCCGGCTTTCGCGGCATGGCGTGGTGGATGCTCGACCAGTCGTTCTGGGTGATCCTCACCTATCGCCTGCTCGCCACCGCGCGCGGCACGCCGTTCCATGCGCCCTTCCGGGTGCTGGAAAAGGTGGCCGAGTTCGTCTTCAAGTGCTACCTGCCGACCACGGCGACCATCGGTCCGGGCCTGGTGATCTACCACGCGTTCGGCATCATCGTGAACGGCAAGAGCACCCTCGGCGCCAACTGCACGCTCTACGCGCGCGTGTGCATCGGCAACCGCTGGCCGGGCGACGGCACGCCGGTGATCGGCGACAACGTCACCATCGGCACCGGTGCCTGCATCTTCGGCCCCGTGGTCATTCCCGACGGCTTCGTGGTGAAGGCCAACGAGGTCATCACCCCTTCATCGATGCGCGAACGCGCCCAGAGCCCAGCCCAATCCCCCCTAGGAGCATCGCCATGA
- a CDS encoding O-antigen ligase family protein — protein MVIRKTRAAAVLLIAMIFVQIPLTHSTESKSHVNVYHLLLLLMPVIYLPAVRYLKVNPATAFIATMMGTSLAASASYGGGLRSTLIVFVAASYFLGTVFGRKLDDLDLRRIFVWILGCCIAFILLRDAVYAGQLGAIYTRSETTSSVLYMSTGGRNIEASLLALLSILLIGTRVYPIAAGIALLTSGMMLSRSGLLGTAVSIGIAAYRMRKTRHYYFYTFIGVAAVVLVAGLVLSSVIDIPVIDRFNLQAETQLEQKNVGRLALWTSAGTALEHNLMGYGVGNGVPVMEQISGLEFVENNVHDIYLQFLLEGGVQSLLLFLALAGHILFSRTDGQQGNVKAFLLCYLMLAFIEFSGYEAYFWFFVGMFYAQRDKRLGRLRVEADARTRERNAWLKSRSPLGRPDPAHA, from the coding sequence ATGGTCATCCGAAAGACCCGGGCCGCGGCGGTGCTGCTGATCGCGATGATCTTCGTGCAGATTCCGCTCACGCACAGTACCGAGAGCAAGTCGCACGTGAACGTCTATCACCTGCTGCTTCTCCTGATGCCGGTGATCTACCTGCCCGCCGTGCGCTATCTCAAGGTGAACCCGGCCACGGCCTTCATAGCGACCATGATGGGCACCTCGCTGGCGGCGTCCGCGTCGTACGGCGGCGGGCTCCGCTCGACCCTGATCGTGTTCGTGGCGGCCTCCTACTTCCTCGGCACGGTCTTCGGCCGCAAGCTCGACGACCTGGACCTGCGCAGGATCTTCGTCTGGATACTCGGGTGCTGCATCGCCTTCATCCTGCTGCGCGATGCCGTATACGCGGGCCAGCTCGGCGCCATCTATACGCGCAGCGAAACCACCTCCAGCGTGCTCTACATGTCCACGGGCGGCCGCAACATCGAGGCCAGCCTGCTGGCCCTGTTGTCGATCCTGCTCATCGGCACGCGCGTCTATCCCATCGCCGCCGGCATCGCCCTGCTCACCAGCGGCATGATGCTGTCCCGGTCGGGCCTGCTGGGCACGGCCGTGTCGATCGGCATCGCCGCCTACCGCATGCGCAAGACGCGCCACTATTACTTCTACACCTTCATCGGCGTGGCGGCGGTGGTGCTGGTGGCGGGCCTGGTGCTGTCCTCCGTGATCGACATCCCCGTGATCGACCGATTCAACCTTCAGGCCGAAACGCAGCTGGAGCAGAAGAACGTCGGCCGCCTCGCCCTCTGGACCAGCGCGGGTACCGCACTCGAACACAACCTGATGGGCTACGGCGTGGGTAACGGCGTTCCGGTGATGGAGCAGATCTCCGGCCTGGAGTTCGTCGAGAACAACGTCCACGACATCTATCTCCAGTTCCTCCTCGAAGGCGGCGTTCAGTCGTTGCTGCTCTTCCTGGCGCTGGCCGGGCACATCCTGTTTTCCCGCACCGACGGCCAGCAGGGCAACGTCAAGGCGTTCCTGCTCTGCTACCTGATGCTGGCGTTCATCGAGTTCAGCGGTTACGAGGCCTACTTCTGGTTTTTCGTGGGCATGTTCTATGCCCAGCGCGACAAGCGCCTCGGCCGCCTGCGGGTCGAGGCGGATGCGCGTACGCGCGAGCGCAACGCATGGCTGAAGAGCCGTTCCCCCCTCGGTCGCCCGGATCCCGCCCATGCTTGA